A genomic stretch from Sphingobacterium sp. ML3W includes:
- a CDS encoding DUF4252 domain-containing protein: protein MKGLLIACLLLVASMANAQISKLDKLFEQYQGKKGVTTLKIGAPMFKLLGNLKIDDEDMETITPLLKNVKSLRMLIVEDGEDKDLTGIIRGAVSNLKYEELMSLNSEGQDIRFMVENMSANADILNNLLLTINGDGQNLFMILDGAIPLKDVTNLVNEGNNKVSKDKQNNNKK, encoded by the coding sequence ATGAAAGGATTATTAATAGCTTGCCTATTACTTGTAGCAAGTATGGCAAACGCACAGATTTCCAAGTTAGATAAACTTTTCGAGCAATATCAAGGGAAAAAAGGAGTAACGACGCTTAAAATTGGAGCCCCTATGTTCAAATTGTTGGGGAACTTAAAAATTGATGATGAGGATATGGAAACGATTACGCCACTACTCAAGAATGTTAAATCTTTACGTATGTTAATTGTAGAAGATGGCGAAGATAAGGACTTGACAGGTATCATTCGTGGTGCGGTTTCAAATTTAAAATACGAGGAACTTATGTCGCTCAACAGTGAAGGTCAAGATATTCGATTCATGGTGGAGAATATGTCTGCGAATGCAGATATCCTAAACAATTTGTTGCTCACAATAAATGGGGATGGGCAAAATTTATTTATGATTCTTGATGGGGCGATACCTTTGAAAGACGTGACTAACTTGGTCAATGAAGGAAACAACAAAGTGAGTAAGGACAAACAGAATAACAATAAAAAGTAG
- a CDS encoding sigma-70 family RNA polymerase sigma factor, protein MNQEQFKNTVFVHKDKLFRFAKRILVDDDEAFDAVQNVMMRLWQGKDKLYQYKNLEAFCMQSVKNEALNRIKRDKVRTDFAEQHQIISTTENSVENTKEIILEMINSLPDKQRLVMHLRDVEDYDIDEIGEVLEMGESTVRVNLMRARQKVKEQLTKLFDYESFRIYSNKK, encoded by the coding sequence ATGAACCAAGAGCAATTTAAGAATACCGTTTTCGTCCATAAGGATAAGCTATTTCGCTTTGCGAAACGGATCTTGGTTGATGACGATGAGGCATTTGATGCGGTTCAAAATGTGATGATGCGTCTGTGGCAGGGGAAAGATAAATTGTATCAATATAAGAATTTGGAGGCATTTTGCATGCAGAGTGTTAAAAATGAGGCATTGAACCGGATTAAAAGAGATAAGGTCCGTACAGATTTTGCTGAACAGCATCAGATTATTTCAACAACAGAAAATTCTGTTGAAAATACGAAGGAAATAATTCTGGAAATGATTAACTCGCTGCCTGATAAACAGCGTCTTGTGATGCACCTACGCGATGTGGAGGATTATGATATAGATGAGATCGGTGAAGTATTGGAAATGGGGGAGTCTACTGTTAGAGTTAATCTGATGCGGGCCAGACAGAAGGTAAAGGAGCAGTTGACAAAATTATTTGATTATGAAAGCTTCCGGATTTATTCAAATAAAAAATAG